A stretch of Paenibacillus mucilaginosus 3016 DNA encodes these proteins:
- a CDS encoding galactose ABC transporter substrate-binding protein: protein MNKKVVSMMLAAALATTVVGCGNKTDTNAGTANNNAGGAKTETGTTAGKQPTIGVAIYKFDDTFMTGVRNAISAAAEGKAKVDIVDSQNSQPTQNDKVDLFITKKVNGLLVNPVDRTAAGVIIDKAKAANIPVVFLNREPLADDMKKWDKVYYVGAKAEQSGTMAGQLVADYFKAHPEADKNKDGKLQYAMLKGEPGHQDAELRTKFAVKAVEDAGIGVEKLAEDTAMWDRVKGQEKMAAFLASQGDKIEAVFANNDDMALGAIEALKAKGYFQGGKYMPVVGVDATAPAVKALEEGTMLGTVLNDAKNQGAASFALANVLASGQTPSKENTGFEITDGKYIWVPYKKITKENMNDAK from the coding sequence ATGAACAAAAAAGTGGTTTCCATGATGCTTGCTGCTGCACTCGCCACAACAGTCGTAGGCTGCGGAAATAAAACGGATACCAATGCCGGCACAGCGAACAACAACGCGGGCGGCGCGAAGACCGAAACCGGTACGACGGCTGGCAAGCAGCCAACGATCGGCGTAGCAATCTACAAATTCGACGATACGTTCATGACGGGTGTTCGTAACGCGATCAGCGCAGCAGCGGAAGGTAAAGCCAAAGTCGATATCGTAGACAGCCAGAACTCCCAGCCGACCCAGAACGATAAAGTCGACCTGTTCATCACGAAGAAAGTGAACGGCCTTCTCGTGAACCCGGTTGACCGTACGGCAGCGGGCGTAATCATCGACAAAGCCAAAGCGGCGAACATCCCGGTTGTATTCCTGAACCGCGAACCGCTGGCTGACGATATGAAGAAGTGGGACAAAGTATACTATGTCGGCGCGAAAGCCGAGCAGTCCGGTACGATGGCAGGCCAGCTGGTAGCCGACTACTTCAAGGCTCATCCGGAAGCGGATAAGAACAAGGACGGCAAGCTCCAGTACGCGATGCTGAAGGGCGAGCCTGGACACCAGGATGCCGAGCTCCGCACGAAGTTCGCTGTCAAAGCCGTAGAAGACGCAGGCATCGGCGTAGAGAAGCTGGCGGAAGACACAGCGATGTGGGACCGCGTTAAGGGCCAAGAGAAAATGGCGGCATTCCTTGCTTCCCAAGGCGACAAGATCGAAGCGGTCTTCGCGAACAACGACGACATGGCTCTCGGCGCGATCGAAGCCCTCAAAGCCAAAGGCTACTTCCAAGGCGGCAAGTACATGCCGGTTGTCGGCGTAGACGCTACGGCTCCAGCGGTGAAGGCTCTCGAAGAAGGCACGATGCTCGGTACGGTACTGAACGATGCGAAGAACCAAGGTGCGGCATCCTTCGCCCTGGCCAACGTGCTCGCTTCCGGCCAAACGCCTAGCAAAGAGAACACGGGCTTCGAAATCACCGACGGCAAGTACATCTGGGTTCCTTACAAGAAGATCACCAAAGAAAACATGAACGACGCGAAGTAA
- a CDS encoding substrate-binding domain-containing protein — protein sequence MNGRLPGRIMLLLVLLAVSAGITSCGQLTDTAEAGYTGKKEIALIVKSKNSDYWKAVISGAEAAEKELGVDVLVEAPESEQDIQGQIGLISDVINYKRSALVLAPSDDMAPADAVARAAANNIPVITIDSRLDSPKPLSYIGVNHYEAGEKAGRKLAELLGDQGRAAVVGFKPDGQAAAERERGFLDEMARHPKIQVVEKTYCYADPDQCGEGVRRLAHVLNTPTGIAVLHGASTRGVVEEIVKEGLEGRVKVVTMDSTPEDIEYLQEGIVQATIIQNPFSMGYLGVQYAVDALEGRRVKENFFTDTKVIDQVNMFWSDNQKLLFPFVK from the coding sequence ATGAACGGACGGCTCCCGGGACGGATCATGCTTCTCCTTGTCCTGCTGGCGGTGTCGGCCGGTATTACGTCGTGCGGCCAGCTGACGGACACCGCCGAGGCGGGATATACCGGCAAGAAGGAGATCGCCCTGATCGTCAAATCGAAGAACAGCGACTACTGGAAGGCGGTCATCAGCGGAGCGGAAGCGGCCGAGAAGGAATTGGGCGTCGATGTGCTGGTGGAAGCGCCGGAGTCCGAGCAGGACATCCAAGGACAGATCGGCTTGATCTCCGATGTCATCAACTATAAGCGCAGCGCTCTGGTTCTAGCCCCAAGCGACGACATGGCGCCGGCCGACGCGGTCGCCCGGGCCGCGGCGAACAATATCCCCGTGATCACGATCGACTCGCGCCTGGACTCGCCGAAGCCGCTCAGCTATATCGGTGTCAACCATTATGAAGCGGGGGAGAAGGCCGGACGCAAGCTGGCCGAGCTGCTGGGCGACCAGGGCCGGGCAGCCGTAGTGGGCTTCAAGCCGGACGGCCAGGCCGCCGCCGAGCGGGAGCGGGGCTTCCTCGACGAGATGGCGCGGCACCCGAAGATCCAGGTCGTCGAGAAGACCTACTGCTACGCGGATCCGGACCAATGCGGCGAAGGGGTGCGCAGGCTGGCGCACGTACTGAATACGCCGACGGGCATCGCCGTGCTGCACGGCGCTTCGACCCGCGGGGTCGTGGAGGAGATCGTGAAGGAAGGGCTGGAAGGCCGGGTGAAGGTCGTCACCATGGACAGCACGCCCGAGGACATCGAGTATCTCCAGGAAGGGATCGTCCAGGCCACGATTATCCAAAATCCGTTCTCGATGGGCTATCTCGGCGTTCAATACGCGGTCGATGCGCTGGAAGGCAGGCGGGTGAAGGAGAACTTTTTTACGGATACGAAGGTGATCGATCAGGTCAATATGTTCTGGTCCGATAATCAGAAGCTGTTGTTCCCCTTTGTGAAGTAA
- a CDS encoding cache domain-containing sensor histidine kinase — protein MKRRVPQPPGRGPLSSLIDIWKVKSIQFIITASFMLMTLLVMVVVSVLLYDKFARTAEQNAFIGNEQIVEQVKLNVEMYLDGMDQAFKMVDERIRASKTVPDPKLEEQLRTILETRSDVVSMALFTAQGTPLAHLPETEMRRNTRITDQSWFRSAVENPGHVTVSLPHVQNLYKGRYPWVVSMSKSIILERDGVREPAMLLVDFNFKTIDDLLSRVSLGQRGYVYIIDESAGNMVYHPQQQLIYAGLKYENVEQAMKYAYGNYVDDSTGETRLITIQTVNNIGWKMIGVSYMNEIVTAKREIGWFLAWLMLGALVFVLLLSAFMSAKISQPIRRLERSMSKVEQGVFDIHIQEGGEDEVGRLSRRFNLMVARIRELMEQSVKEQEAKRKSELEVLQSQINPHFLYNTLNSVVRLAGSGKSEEVIRMITSLSKFFRISLSKGKSVITVQEELEHVRNYLIIQTMRYKNKFRFEIECEDEVKDCPTVKLILQPVVENAIYHGIEMMVDEGFIRIRAERAGDRVRITVADDGLGMPPEKVKGLLQAEAPENGGPGPGSSSGSGVGIRNVHERIRLMYGEEYGLEIESRLEEGTTVTLWIPYRTGVRGGEAG, from the coding sequence ATGAAACGGCGGGTGCCGCAGCCGCCGGGCCGTGGTCCGCTCTCTTCCCTGATCGACATCTGGAAGGTGAAGAGCATCCAGTTCATCATCACGGCCTCCTTCATGCTGATGACGCTGCTCGTGATGGTGGTCGTGTCCGTGCTGCTCTACGACAAATTCGCGCGGACGGCGGAGCAGAATGCGTTTATTGGCAATGAGCAGATCGTTGAGCAGGTGAAGCTTAATGTGGAGATGTACCTGGACGGCATGGACCAGGCGTTCAAGATGGTGGACGAGCGGATCCGCGCCTCGAAGACAGTGCCGGACCCGAAGCTTGAGGAGCAGCTCCGCACGATCCTGGAAACCCGCAGCGATGTCGTCTCGATGGCGCTGTTCACAGCCCAGGGGACGCCGCTGGCCCATCTGCCGGAGACGGAGATGCGGCGCAATACGCGCATCACGGATCAGAGCTGGTTCCGCTCGGCGGTGGAGAATCCGGGCCATGTGACCGTCTCGCTGCCGCACGTGCAGAACCTGTATAAGGGCCGGTATCCCTGGGTCGTGTCGATGAGCAAAAGCATCATCCTGGAGCGGGACGGCGTGCGGGAGCCGGCGATGCTGCTCGTGGATTTCAACTTCAAGACGATCGACGACCTGCTCAGCCGGGTCAGCCTGGGGCAGCGCGGCTACGTCTACATCATCGACGAGTCGGCCGGGAACATGGTTTACCATCCCCAGCAGCAGCTGATCTATGCGGGACTGAAGTATGAGAACGTCGAGCAGGCGATGAAGTATGCCTACGGCAATTACGTGGACGACAGCACCGGGGAGACGCGGCTGATAACCATCCAGACCGTCAACAACATCGGGTGGAAAATGATCGGCGTCTCCTACATGAACGAGATTGTCACCGCCAAGCGGGAGATCGGCTGGTTCCTTGCCTGGCTGATGCTCGGGGCGCTCGTGTTCGTGCTGCTCCTGTCGGCCTTCATGTCGGCGAAGATCTCCCAGCCGATCCGCCGGCTGGAGCGTTCGATGAGCAAGGTGGAGCAGGGCGTCTTTGACATCCATATCCAGGAGGGCGGAGAGGATGAGGTCGGGCGGCTCTCCCGGCGCTTCAATCTCATGGTCGCCCGCATCCGGGAGCTCATGGAGCAGAGCGTGAAGGAGCAGGAGGCCAAGCGCAAGAGCGAGCTCGAAGTGCTGCAGTCGCAGATCAACCCGCACTTCCTCTACAACACGCTGAACTCGGTGGTCCGCCTGGCGGGCAGCGGGAAGAGCGAGGAGGTCATCCGGATGATCACCTCCCTGTCGAAGTTCTTCCGGATCTCCCTCAGCAAGGGCAAATCGGTTATCACAGTGCAGGAAGAGCTCGAGCATGTACGCAACTATCTCATCATCCAGACGATGAGGTACAAGAACAAATTCCGCTTCGAGATCGAGTGTGAGGACGAGGTGAAGGACTGCCCGACCGTCAAGCTCATCCTGCAGCCGGTGGTGGAGAATGCGATCTACCACGGCATCGAGATGATGGTCGACGAAGGGTTCATCCGCATCCGGGCGGAACGGGCCGGCGACCGGGTGCGCATTACGGTGGCGGACGACGGGCTCGGCATGCCGCCCGAGAAGGTGAAGGGACTGCTGCAGGCGGAGGCGCCTGAGAACGGCGGCCCCGGCCCCGGTTCCAGCTCCGGTTCCGGAGTGGGCATCCGCAACGTGCATGAGCGAATCCGGTTGATGTATGGAGAAGAGTACGGGCTTGAGATAGAGAGCCGGCTGGAGGAGGGGACCACGGTGACCCTGTGGATTCCTTACCGGACGGGTGTGAGAGGAGGGGAGGCCGGATGA
- a CDS encoding response regulator has protein sequence MYKLLLVEDEADVREGILAEIDWAACGFEVVDAAENGQEAVELMERFVPDVVVTDIQMPFMDGLQLSEWIRERYPTTKIIILTGFDEFEYAQKAVKLHIDEYLLKPYSSEDLVGMLAKIKSQIDEEAARKENVQTLQEHYRKSLPVLREVFLASLVTRRLPLREIQEKCESYNLDLQDCGFAVSLLSLDNLGADEQSAGAADSGSLRRSKDTELKLFAVLNIAEEIVQKHGLGLVFVHNRHVVLLSAVKGAQRESLMERTLAALEEIRQSIDKYLKFTVTIGVGTFCPALPEVSYSYQDAVLALDYRPILGDNRIICISDVETRFVEKLRFDELKEHALIRCLKVGTTQEIGEIVESLFEGIADMGVSFKDYQIYLIEILTAILKAAKDSNADLDAIFGPDFVPLAELHKFTNPQEAKNWVLGICTNIMSRIASERQYAYKSLVDQAKEYIQQHYHETDISINKVCGMLHISAGYFSSIFKKEAKTTFGSYLSQIRMEAAKELLRTTDLKAFEIAEKVGYAEPNYFSFSFRKYAGVSPKEYRSAAAEEQR, from the coding sequence ATGTACAAATTACTGCTTGTGGAAGATGAGGCGGACGTAAGGGAAGGCATTCTCGCGGAGATCGATTGGGCGGCCTGCGGCTTCGAGGTCGTGGATGCGGCGGAGAACGGCCAGGAGGCGGTCGAGCTCATGGAGCGCTTCGTGCCGGACGTGGTCGTGACGGATATCCAGATGCCGTTCATGGACGGGCTGCAGCTCTCCGAGTGGATCCGCGAACGGTATCCGACCACGAAGATCATCATCCTGACGGGCTTCGACGAATTCGAATATGCCCAGAAGGCCGTCAAGCTGCATATTGATGAATATTTATTGAAACCGTATTCGTCGGAGGATCTGGTGGGCATGCTTGCCAAAATCAAGAGCCAGATCGACGAAGAAGCGGCTCGCAAGGAGAACGTGCAGACGCTGCAGGAGCATTACCGCAAGAGCCTGCCGGTGCTGCGCGAGGTGTTCCTCGCCTCTCTGGTGACCCGGCGTCTGCCGCTGCGGGAGATCCAGGAGAAGTGCGAGAGCTACAATCTCGACCTGCAGGACTGCGGGTTCGCAGTATCGCTGCTGTCGCTCGACAACCTCGGAGCGGACGAGCAGTCCGCAGGCGCGGCCGATTCGGGCTCGCTGCGCCGCTCCAAGGATACGGAACTGAAGCTCTTCGCCGTGCTGAACATTGCGGAGGAGATCGTACAGAAGCACGGGCTCGGCCTGGTCTTCGTCCATAACCGTCATGTCGTCCTGCTCAGCGCCGTCAAGGGGGCGCAGCGGGAGTCTCTGATGGAGCGGACGCTCGCGGCGCTGGAGGAGATCCGGCAGAGCATCGACAAGTACCTCAAGTTCACGGTGACCATCGGGGTCGGCACGTTCTGCCCGGCGCTGCCCGAGGTGTCGTATTCCTATCAGGACGCGGTGCTTGCGCTCGATTACCGGCCGATTCTCGGGGACAACCGGATCATCTGCATCAGCGACGTCGAGACGCGCTTCGTGGAGAAGCTGCGCTTCGACGAGCTCAAGGAGCATGCGCTGATCCGCTGCCTCAAGGTGGGGACGACCCAGGAGATCGGGGAGATCGTCGAGAGCCTGTTCGAGGGCATCGCGGACATGGGCGTGTCGTTCAAGGACTACCAGATCTATCTGATCGAGATCCTGACGGCGATCCTGAAGGCGGCCAAGGATTCGAACGCGGACCTCGACGCCATCTTCGGCCCGGATTTCGTGCCGCTGGCGGAGCTGCACAAGTTCACGAATCCGCAGGAGGCGAAGAACTGGGTGCTCGGCATCTGCACGAATATCATGAGCCGGATCGCGAGCGAGCGGCAGTACGCCTACAAGTCGCTGGTCGACCAGGCGAAGGAATATATCCAGCAGCATTATCACGAGACGGACATCTCGATCAACAAGGTGTGCGGGATGCTGCACATTTCGGCGGGCTATTTTTCTTCCATTTTCAAAAAAGAAGCCAAAACGACCTTCGGCTCCTACCTCAGCCAGATCCGCATGGAAGCGGCGAAGGAGCTGCTGCGCACGACGGACCTGAAGGCGTTCGAGATTGCCGAGAAGGTCGGCTATGCGGAGCCGAACTATTTCAGCTTCTCATTCCGCAAATATGCCGGCGTTTCGCCGAAGGAATACCGGAGCGCCGCGGCTGAGGAGCAGCGATGA
- a CDS encoding TIGR02452 family protein, translating into MNRSNRAAVAAQTLEMLEAGGYGDAAGEWVDLRTAQEAAVRGSVLYRPGTDEELRGRALARLQEASVANAGSPAAMRIELTPETTLAAAHRCWLEDGEPAACLNFASAKNPGGGFLGGSQAQEESLARASGLYPCIVQMQEMYEYNRGRRTALYSDYMIYSPAVPVFRDDEDRLLPEAYPAAFITAPAVNAGVVREREPEAAEQIGSVMRGRIRRVLYAAMLHGHCTVVLGAYGCGVFRNRPQEVAAWFREVLAEEAFAGAFVRVVFAVYDRSAGQETFRAFEKEFGGG; encoded by the coding sequence ATGAACCGATCGAATAGAGCGGCGGTGGCCGCGCAGACGCTGGAGATGCTGGAGGCGGGCGGATACGGGGACGCTGCAGGGGAGTGGGTCGATCTTCGCACAGCGCAGGAAGCGGCGGTGCGGGGCTCGGTCCTGTACCGGCCGGGCACCGATGAGGAGCTGCGCGGGCGCGCATTGGCGCGGCTGCAGGAGGCATCTGTTGCAAACGCAGGCAGCCCGGCTGCGATGCGCATCGAGCTGACGCCCGAGACGACGCTGGCCGCCGCTCACCGCTGCTGGCTCGAGGACGGCGAGCCGGCCGCCTGTCTGAACTTCGCCTCCGCGAAGAATCCGGGCGGCGGCTTCCTCGGCGGGAGCCAGGCCCAGGAAGAGAGCCTGGCCCGCGCGAGCGGCCTGTACCCCTGCATCGTACAGATGCAGGAGATGTACGAATACAACCGGGGACGGCGGACGGCGCTGTACTCGGATTATATGATCTACTCGCCGGCCGTCCCGGTCTTCCGGGACGATGAAGACCGCCTGCTCCCCGAAGCTTACCCGGCGGCGTTCATCACAGCGCCCGCCGTGAACGCGGGCGTGGTGCGGGAACGGGAGCCCGAAGCCGCAGAGCAGATCGGCTCCGTCATGCGCGGCCGCATCCGGCGGGTGCTGTACGCGGCCATGCTGCACGGGCACTGTACGGTGGTGCTCGGAGCTTATGGCTGCGGGGTATTCCGCAACCGGCCCCAGGAGGTGGCCGCATGGTTCCGCGAGGTGCTAGCGGAAGAGGCATTCGCCGGGGCGTTCGTGCGGGTTGTCTTTGCGGTCTATGACCGCTCGGCCGGGCAGGAGACGTTCAGGGCATTTGAGAAGGAGTTCGGCGGCGGGTAA
- a CDS encoding ADP-ribosylglycohydrolase family protein — translation MNIMDRIRGGLYGTAVGDALGGTTEFMTRAEIRKKYGRLTEMIGEGVWDLEPGEVTDDTMMSLCVAEGILASPEDPMGAIGERFLDWYRSDPKDIGNIIRRALQRYEGDWLEASFVTNRDLGGFSAGNGSLMRCLPAALIYTDRERMETVTRMQSKMTHWDERCSEACVMYNRMAYRLLQGEELGLVLALETAGTPYAEALGGEPDCGPTGYVVDTFRWVLYILNTTQSFVETVQEAANLGGDTDTIGAIAGGLAGVHYGYGSIPEAYAGKILVKERLDELAERVAAYRREAGDR, via the coding sequence ATGAATATCATGGATCGAATCCGAGGCGGCTTATACGGCACGGCCGTCGGGGATGCGCTTGGCGGCACGACGGAGTTCATGACCCGGGCGGAGATCCGGAAGAAGTACGGCCGGCTGACGGAGATGATCGGGGAAGGGGTCTGGGACCTCGAGCCGGGGGAAGTAACGGACGACACGATGATGTCCCTGTGCGTGGCCGAAGGCATCCTGGCCAGTCCGGAGGACCCGATGGGAGCGATCGGCGAGCGGTTTCTGGATTGGTACCGGTCGGACCCGAAGGACATCGGGAATATCATCCGGCGGGCCCTGCAGCGGTACGAGGGGGACTGGCTCGAAGCGTCCTTCGTTACCAATCGGGATCTCGGGGGCTTCTCCGCGGGCAACGGCTCCCTGATGCGCTGTCTGCCTGCGGCCCTGATCTATACCGATAGGGAGCGGATGGAGACGGTCACGCGGATGCAGTCGAAGATGACGCACTGGGATGAGCGGTGCAGCGAAGCCTGCGTGATGTACAACCGGATGGCGTACCGCCTGCTGCAGGGGGAGGAGCTCGGGCTTGTGCTCGCATTGGAGACGGCCGGCACTCCTTATGCGGAGGCGCTGGGCGGCGAGCCGGACTGCGGACCGACCGGGTATGTCGTGGATACGTTCCGGTGGGTGCTGTATATTTTGAATACAACCCAAAGCTTCGTCGAGACCGTGCAGGAAGCCGCCAATCTCGGCGGAGATACGGATACGATCGGGGCCATCGCCGGCGGCTTGGCCGGTGTGCATTACGGGTACGGCAGCATTCCGGAAGCCTATGCCGGGAAGATTCTGGTCAAGGAGCGGCTGGATGAGCTCGCGGAGCGGGTAGCTGCGTATCGCAGGGAAGCCGGCGACCGGTGA
- a CDS encoding AAA family ATPase produces MNAGAQGTLGLTLGKFAPLHKGHQYMIETGLKETDHLIVVIYDCPETTDIPLTVRAGWIRSLYPEAEVIEAWDGPAETGYTPRIQKLQEDYILGLLGGRRVTHFFSSEPYGDHMSRRLGAVNRQVDPARTVFPVSGTAVRQKPYANRAYVDGLVYRDLITRVVLLGAPSTGKTTLASALAEAHGTVWMPEYGREYWAAHQRDRRLTPEQLVELAEGHVVREEELAGEADGVFFTDTNAVTTYLFSLDYHGMALPRLEELARKAAFAYDLVFLCGDEIPYDDTWDRSGEVHRGKFQKRFTALLKEWRVPYIEVSGTLEERVAAVSAVLQAYRRYESLGNRWASGLQASR; encoded by the coding sequence ATGAATGCAGGTGCCCAAGGAACCCTCGGCCTCACGCTCGGGAAATTTGCGCCTCTGCACAAGGGGCATCAATATATGATCGAGACGGGGCTGAAGGAGACGGACCATCTCATCGTCGTGATCTACGACTGCCCCGAGACGACGGACATTCCGCTGACGGTGCGCGCCGGCTGGATTCGGAGCCTCTACCCGGAGGCCGAGGTGATCGAAGCATGGGACGGCCCGGCGGAGACGGGGTATACGCCGCGGATCCAGAAGCTGCAGGAGGATTATATCCTGGGGCTGCTGGGCGGCCGCCGCGTGACGCATTTCTTTTCGAGCGAGCCGTACGGCGATCATATGAGCCGCAGGCTCGGGGCTGTGAACCGGCAGGTCGATCCGGCACGAACCGTCTTTCCGGTCTCGGGGACGGCCGTCAGGCAGAAGCCGTACGCGAACCGCGCTTACGTGGACGGACTCGTCTACCGCGACCTGATCACGAGAGTGGTGCTGCTCGGGGCGCCCTCCACGGGCAAGACGACGCTGGCTTCCGCCCTGGCCGAGGCGCACGGCACCGTCTGGATGCCGGAGTACGGGCGCGAATATTGGGCGGCACACCAGCGGGACCGGCGCCTGACCCCCGAACAGCTCGTCGAACTGGCCGAAGGTCACGTAGTGCGGGAAGAGGAGCTGGCGGGCGAGGCGGACGGGGTGTTTTTTACGGATACGAATGCGGTCACGACCTACCTCTTCTCCCTGGATTACCACGGCATGGCGCTGCCCCGGCTGGAAGAGCTCGCGAGGAAGGCGGCCTTCGCGTACGATCTCGTCTTCCTGTGCGGTGATGAGATTCCGTACGACGACACGTGGGACCGGTCGGGAGAGGTTCATCGCGGCAAGTTCCAGAAGCGGTTCACCGCGCTGCTCAAGGAGTGGCGTGTGCCTTATATTGAAGTAAGCGGTACGCTCGAAGAGCGGGTGGCCGCGGTGTCGGCCGTGCTCCAGGCGTACCGCAGGTATGAGAGTCTGGGCAATCGGTGGGCTTCGGGGCTGCAGGCAAGCAGGTAG
- a CDS encoding stalk domain-containing protein, which translates to MAFGHRLLSLILASAVGLTAALPSAWAENSVIEDDNLEALVRDQLDMPSGNLTKEDLLELTSLYSYRGEDIHSLKGLEYAVNLHTLVLDGNPIEDFTPIASLKKLEMLALQKTGIKDLSPLSGLPSLTKLLLDANGIEDLSPLSGVSTLTDLLISKNSISDLRPLEHLPLNWLIISENRITDITPLGSSKTLDHLYLSDNAVEEISPLLSIDTLEQADLSGNPLNAASAEVVNSLKSRGVEVTLSPDAPVGSAESGAVASDISIYLDHMELEFDHAPVILEGSTLVPFRSLFEQLGLTVAWDGATRTVTGSRDRFKLTLQIDNPQAIVNGKAVELAVAPKLLEGSTYVPLRFVGEATGRDVEWLDHIRTVFIRSTPASLIYETLYSNQIVYEGETENGLPQGSGKYLHDGKLWYEGTFVQGAMEGSGKLTDPYNKSVYEGGFQQNLMQGQGKLVYGDGSYYVGGFDRGKRQGSGKLYFADGTTAFEGNFDNDGRSGEGTQYFQNGSKIVGPFSNDALFGQVKEYSNGELIYEGEHKGSIRNGPGIEYSGGVVVYRGDFEDGYRYGNGELYIEGKLHYKGKFYYGQPNGAGMFYFPSGKVQFEGKVTDGDLSGEGTLFFDDGSFYIGEVFRGKPDGQGILYDATGKTVSEGLFFDGTYITDTFATEKTEAYKKRLVEKSLDYYVVDGLQEDDLWDFGLTPQQAVMMIDLAREPELEAFKSLSEAAKKELLNDYVQRHWGELPGVNQCFVLVYHGPLLYAYTETGHQKKSSELKLNYFPEGKASDDLGPVTSLWTSSPEDQ; encoded by the coding sequence TTGGCTTTTGGACACCGACTGCTCAGTCTTATTCTGGCTTCGGCCGTAGGACTCACCGCTGCTCTTCCCTCCGCTTGGGCAGAGAATTCCGTCATTGAGGACGATAATCTGGAGGCCCTGGTACGCGACCAGCTGGACATGCCATCCGGTAATCTAACCAAGGAGGACCTGCTGGAACTCACATCCCTGTACTCTTACCGCGGGGAAGACATTCACAGTCTCAAAGGACTGGAGTATGCTGTGAACCTGCATACACTGGTGCTGGATGGCAATCCCATCGAAGATTTCACGCCGATTGCGAGCCTGAAGAAGCTGGAGATGCTGGCTCTGCAGAAGACGGGCATCAAGGATCTTTCCCCGCTCTCCGGCCTGCCCTCGCTGACGAAGCTGCTGCTGGATGCCAACGGGATTGAGGATCTTTCCCCGCTCTCCGGGGTCTCGACCCTTACGGATCTGCTCATCTCCAAGAACAGCATCAGCGACCTGCGTCCACTCGAGCATCTGCCGCTGAACTGGCTGATTATCAGCGAGAACCGGATCACGGACATTACGCCGCTCGGCAGCTCGAAGACCCTTGATCACCTCTATCTGTCGGACAATGCGGTGGAAGAGATTTCACCTCTCCTGTCGATCGACACGCTGGAACAAGCCGATCTTTCGGGCAATCCACTGAATGCGGCGTCGGCCGAAGTGGTTAACAGCCTGAAATCCCGCGGCGTGGAAGTCACGCTTAGCCCTGATGCACCGGTGGGAAGCGCAGAGAGCGGCGCTGTCGCATCCGACATCTCCATTTATCTGGATCATATGGAATTGGAATTCGACCATGCTCCGGTCATCCTCGAAGGCAGTACGCTCGTACCGTTTCGCAGCTTATTTGAACAGCTTGGGCTCACCGTAGCATGGGACGGGGCCACACGAACGGTCACCGGAAGCAGGGACCGGTTCAAGCTTACGCTTCAGATTGACAATCCACAGGCCATCGTCAACGGAAAGGCGGTGGAGCTCGCCGTTGCTCCCAAGCTCCTGGAAGGAAGCACATATGTCCCGCTGAGGTTCGTAGGAGAAGCTACCGGACGGGATGTCGAATGGCTGGATCATATAAGAACCGTCTTCATCCGCTCCACTCCCGCTTCTCTTATCTACGAAACGCTCTACTCTAACCAAATCGTATATGAAGGCGAGACGGAGAACGGCTTACCCCAGGGCAGCGGAAAATATCTTCACGACGGCAAGCTATGGTACGAGGGCACCTTCGTCCAGGGGGCGATGGAAGGCTCAGGCAAACTGACTGACCCGTATAATAAGTCGGTTTACGAAGGCGGCTTTCAGCAGAACCTGATGCAGGGGCAGGGCAAGCTGGTCTACGGTGACGGCTCTTACTACGTCGGTGGCTTTGACCGCGGCAAGCGTCAGGGTTCCGGCAAGCTGTATTTTGCTGACGGCACCACGGCTTTTGAAGGAAACTTCGATAACGACGGACGTTCTGGCGAGGGCACCCAATATTTCCAAAACGGTTCCAAAATTGTGGGTCCGTTCAGTAATGATGCACTGTTCGGGCAGGTCAAAGAATATTCCAACGGCGAACTGATCTACGAAGGTGAGCACAAGGGCTCCATCCGCAACGGCCCCGGAATCGAGTACAGCGGCGGCGTGGTGGTCTACCGCGGAGACTTCGAGGACGGATACCGATACGGGAACGGCGAGCTCTATATCGAAGGCAAGCTTCACTATAAAGGCAAGTTCTATTACGGCCAACCGAATGGGGCCGGCATGTTTTACTTCCCGTCCGGCAAGGTTCAGTTTGAAGGCAAGGTGACGGACGGAGATTTGAGCGGAGAGGGCACACTCTTCTTCGACGATGGAAGCTTCTACATCGGTGAAGTGTTCCGGGGCAAGCCGGACGGCCAAGGCATCTTGTACGATGCAACCGGCAAAACGGTATCCGAGGGCCTCTTCTTCGACGGCACTTACATCACCGATACCTTTGCCACAGAGAAGACCGAAGCCTACAAGAAGCGTCTGGTGGAAAAGAGCCTGGATTACTATGTGGTTGACGGTCTGCAAGAGGATGACCTCTGGGACTTCGGTTTAACTCCACAGCAGGCTGTTATGATGATTGATCTTGCCCGGGAGCCGGAGCTGGAAGCCTTCAAGAGCCTTTCCGAGGCTGCCAAAAAAGAGCTTCTGAACGATTATGTCCAAAGACACTGGGGAGAGCTGCCGGGAGTGAACCAATGCTTCGTGCTGGTATACCACGGCCCGCTGCTCTACGCGTACACCGAAACAGGCCATCAGAAGAAGTCCTCCGAGCTGAAGCTCAATTACTTCCCTGAAGGCAAAGCGTCAGACGATCTTGGGCCCGTCACGTCTTTGTGGACCTCCTCACCGGAAGATCAGTAA